In the genome of Deinococcus deserti VCD115, one region contains:
- a CDS encoding APH(3') family aminoglycoside O-phosphotransferase, whose protein sequence is MLRRVSLPDVLALPESLKRVLPAARWERVSLGESGAGVWRSTRYVVKVQTRSAAPVSTLQQERERLRFFAGRVPVPRVIGYETHGDTEYLAMTRVPGIPMSDPDATLHPERVVTLLARALRELHALPLRDCPFNMTLAYTLHVARERVEAGVVDEADFDSHRQGRSAVSVFNELVRCRPETEDLVVTHGDACLPNFIISGEFVEGLVDVGRAGLADRHADLALAWRSVQYNLGETYAGMFLDLYGPALVDQSRLDYYALLDELF, encoded by the coding sequence ATGCTGCGCCGCGTGAGCCTGCCTGATGTCCTGGCCCTGCCCGAGTCCCTGAAGCGCGTGCTGCCTGCCGCCCGCTGGGAGCGGGTCTCACTGGGGGAGAGCGGCGCAGGCGTATGGCGCAGCACCCGCTATGTCGTCAAGGTGCAGACCCGCAGTGCGGCACCGGTCAGCACCCTGCAGCAGGAGCGCGAGCGGCTGCGGTTTTTCGCCGGGCGGGTGCCGGTGCCGCGTGTGATTGGCTATGAGACCCACGGAGACACCGAATATCTGGCCATGACCCGCGTGCCGGGCATTCCCATGAGTGACCCGGATGCCACCCTGCACCCGGAACGGGTGGTCACCCTGCTGGCACGGGCGCTGCGCGAACTGCACGCGCTGCCCCTGCGCGACTGTCCCTTCAACATGACCCTGGCGTACACCCTGCATGTGGCGCGCGAACGGGTCGAGGCAGGTGTGGTGGACGAGGCCGATTTCGATAGCCACAGACAGGGCCGCAGCGCCGTGAGCGTGTTCAATGAACTGGTCCGCTGCCGCCCGGAGACAGAGGATCTGGTCGTCACGCACGGAGACGCCTGCCTGCCCAACTTCATCATCAGCGGTGAGTTTGTCGAGGGACTGGTGGACGTGGGCCGCGCTGGCCTGGCGGACCGGCATGCGGATCTGGCCCTGGCCTGGCGCAGTGTCCAGTACAACCTGGGTGAGACCTATGCCGGCATGTTCCTGGACCTGTATGGCCCCGCGCTGGTCGACCAGAGTCGCCTGGACTATTACGCGCTGCTCGACGAACTGTTCTGA
- a CDS encoding acyl-CoA dehydratase activase-related protein, with amino-acid sequence MKVGLLESRAARLGSYWAAYLKELGVEVVTPSLPDAEALALGQESLKSESLPVQLALGRILALDGVDAVLMPQWAPVQGDAWSEALGELLSRRISGLPNMIPVPDTSEGLESAAAEIGLRLSQNAGGVRLALERARIHAAGPRAEMPPLNAPSRVTVGVIGPRILLAEDVLAGQLRQALDALGLHAVYSHELPLTEVLKRAERMDNVATAPTGERELFGAASMLSGKGAVRGLIFASPARDGASHAALQRLAAQQHKPSLVMTVDAGEAEASAGSWPELEAFRDRITLGASARAVTPGESA; translated from the coding sequence ATGAAGGTTGGTCTGCTGGAATCACGTGCCGCGCGGCTGGGAAGCTACTGGGCGGCGTACCTCAAGGAACTTGGGGTAGAGGTCGTCACGCCCTCCCTTCCCGACGCTGAAGCGCTGGCGCTGGGTCAGGAAAGCCTGAAGAGCGAATCGCTGCCGGTACAGCTGGCCCTGGGGCGCATCCTGGCGCTGGACGGAGTGGACGCGGTGCTGATGCCGCAATGGGCGCCAGTCCAGGGTGACGCCTGGAGCGAGGCGCTGGGCGAGCTGCTCTCACGCCGCATCAGCGGCCTGCCGAACATGATCCCGGTTCCCGATACCAGTGAAGGCCTGGAAAGCGCGGCGGCGGAGATCGGCCTGCGCCTGTCACAGAATGCTGGTGGGGTCCGCCTGGCTCTGGAACGTGCCCGGATTCATGCCGCCGGCCCGCGCGCGGAGATGCCGCCCCTGAATGCACCGTCGCGTGTGACGGTCGGTGTTATCGGTCCGCGCATCCTGCTGGCTGAGGATGTCCTGGCTGGTCAGCTGCGTCAGGCCCTGGACGCGCTGGGGCTGCACGCCGTCTACAGCCATGAACTGCCGCTGACAGAAGTGCTGAAGCGCGCCGAGCGAATGGACAATGTGGCCACGGCTCCCACCGGCGAGCGTGAACTGTTCGGGGCCGCCTCCATGCTTTCGGGCAAGGGAGCGGTGCGCGGCCTGATTTTCGCCTCACCCGCCCGCGACGGCGCGTCGCACGCCGCCCTGCAGCGGCTGGCAGCCCAGCAGCACAAGCCCTCGCTGGTCATGACCGTAGACGCCGGTGAGGCTGAAGCCAGCGCGGGAAGCTGGCCAGAACTGGAAGCTTTCCGTGACCGCATTACCCTGGGCGCTTCTGCCCGGGCCGTCACACCAGGAGAGAGCGCATGA
- a CDS encoding DUF2270 domain-containing protein, with amino-acid sequence MPGTGGGPGALTGGLTEVSYSTNTSNALIHLYRAEVGKMTAYRQRLDMTTNWSVVTTAGLSSFALGDVNTSHATFLFAMFMNYFFLRLEARRFRTYEIAHHRVRIMERFFYPAMLGDHVDPGWHQLLLAELAKPRSPMSRADALGWRLGRNYLWIYSAVLLAWLAKLNLDQPKGWMLEFPDALSLADIGNFPGWLVFVGVTGFYGYLITLAIRAARTYPLEEG; translated from the coding sequence ATGCCCGGCACGGGGGGCGGCCCTGGGGCCCTGACTGGTGGTCTGACAGAAGTCAGCTACAGCACCAATACGTCCAACGCGCTGATTCACCTGTACCGCGCTGAGGTCGGCAAGATGACCGCCTACCGGCAGCGGCTGGATATGACCACCAACTGGTCGGTGGTCACCACAGCCGGTCTCTCGTCATTTGCGCTGGGTGATGTCAACACCAGCCACGCGACCTTCCTGTTCGCGATGTTCATGAACTACTTTTTTCTTCGCCTGGAGGCACGCCGATTCCGTACCTACGAGATCGCGCATCACCGGGTACGCATTATGGAACGTTTCTTTTATCCGGCCATGCTGGGAGACCACGTGGACCCCGGCTGGCATCAGCTGCTGCTGGCCGAGCTGGCCAAACCCCGCAGCCCGATGAGCCGCGCCGACGCTCTGGGCTGGCGCCTGGGCCGCAACTATCTGTGGATTTATAGCGCGGTGCTGCTGGCCTGGCTTGCGAAGCTGAACCTGGACCAGCCCAAGGGCTGGATGCTAGAATTTCCTGATGCACTGTCTCTGGCCGATATCGGCAATTTTCCCGGCTGGCTGGTGTTTGTAGGTGTGACCGGGTTCTACGGCTACCTGATCACTCTGGCCATACGTGCAGCCCGGACCTACCCTCTGGAAGAGGGCTGA